The following are from one region of the Drosophila suzukii unplaced genomic scaffold, CBGP_Dsuzu_IsoJpt1.0 scf_29, whole genome shotgun sequence genome:
- the LOC136117791 gene encoding uncharacterized protein, producing the protein MLQECNPHLPTKDWKVVKVEEHEGDVNQAVLVLNKESVAPIETARGVLNFGFSAIHIKVCKGDSNAASSSAGNPAEQVLAEELEAPGGPEDGYSTDSSLSREIRALGPAIEDVDLSDTEEADVTVVEVEAVDVTKTSTNKPLPQ; encoded by the coding sequence atgttgcaagaatgcaacccgcaccttcccacgaaggactggaaagtcgtcaaggtggaggagcatgaaggggatgtcaaccaggcggttttggtcctgaacaaggagtcagtagctccgatcgagactgctcgtggagtgctgaacttcgggttcagtgcgatacacatcaaagtgtgtaagggcgactccaacgccgctagcagctctgccggcaacccagccgagcaggtgcttgctgaggagttggaggcacctggtgggccggaggacggctactctaccgattcgtcgctgagcagagagatacgtgcgctcggaccggcaatcgaggacgtggacctcagcgacacagaggaggccgacgtcactgtggtggaggttgaagctgtagatgtcactaagacttctacaaataaacctttaccacagtaa